A single Calditerrivibrio sp. DNA region contains:
- the murJ gene encoding murein biosynthesis integral membrane protein MurJ translates to MKRRSFFHYFLKSSAGILTSRLLGLIRDLVVAAVFGANKVTDAFFVAFAVPNLFRALFAEGALSSAYIPVLADKYKHDKDVAIRYVNQLIVVISTIILFLIGIIYVFPEFILGLFMPGNVDDKYLMGLGAIMLAIVMPYLLFVTAVAILTGYLNLLGSYYIPYSSTAMLNIFMILGAVAGYYNGCNILYLAWGVFLGGVFQFVYVFLYSFKKDFRLVRFGDNDPDLKKTFLLILPSIAGLGISQINFVVDRIFASFLSSGSISFLYYANRLFQFPLGVFSVALSSVSLTEMSKALADGDNKRAYKIIDKSIISLCFIVIPATVGLMSLSYEISALIYKRKSFGEMETIYTSEALKMYAVGLLFYSLVGLFTRVYYSKKDTKTPVKIAFFMMFLNALLNYLLMMKYKHAGIALSSSIVAMVNAFLLYKMIDGYVFSFKVYGGILIRIFLSSVLMYLMIILFRYFHVHVLITVVISGACYFLFIRLSGLKIMEVLR, encoded by the coding sequence ATTTGGTTGTGGCAGCTGTTTTTGGGGCAAATAAGGTTACCGATGCTTTTTTTGTTGCCTTTGCTGTACCAAATCTATTCAGAGCACTTTTTGCAGAGGGAGCTTTAAGTTCGGCATATATTCCTGTTTTGGCTGATAAATACAAGCATGATAAGGATGTTGCAATAAGGTATGTTAATCAACTTATAGTTGTTATTTCTACGATTATACTTTTTCTTATCGGAATTATTTATGTATTCCCTGAATTCATTCTTGGTTTGTTTATGCCTGGTAATGTAGATGATAAATATCTGATGGGTTTGGGAGCTATAATGCTTGCAATTGTTATGCCATACCTTCTTTTTGTAACTGCTGTGGCTATCCTTACTGGTTATCTAAACCTTTTGGGAAGCTACTATATCCCTTATTCATCCACAGCTATGTTGAATATATTTATGATATTAGGTGCTGTGGCTGGTTATTATAATGGTTGTAACATCTTATATTTAGCTTGGGGCGTATTTTTGGGTGGGGTGTTTCAATTTGTGTATGTTTTTTTATATTCTTTTAAGAAAGATTTTCGATTGGTTAGGTTTGGAGATAACGATCCAGATCTTAAAAAAACGTTTCTTCTTATTCTACCATCTATAGCAGGTCTTGGAATAAGCCAGATAAATTTTGTTGTAGATAGGATTTTTGCATCTTTTTTATCTTCGGGAAGCATATCTTTTTTATATTATGCTAATAGGTTATTTCAATTTCCATTAGGGGTTTTTTCTGTTGCTCTCAGTTCAGTATCTCTTACCGAAATGAGCAAAGCTCTTGCTGATGGGGATAATAAGAGAGCATATAAAATTATAGATAAGTCTATTATTTCTTTGTGTTTTATAGTCATTCCTGCTACTGTTGGTCTTATGTCGTTATCCTATGAGATCTCTGCCTTGATATACAAAAGAAAATCTTTTGGAGAGATGGAGACTATTTATACCTCGGAAGCCCTAAAAATGTATGCTGTGGGGCTTTTGTTTTATTCATTAGTAGGACTTTTTACGAGGGTTTATTACTCTAAAAAAGATACCAAAACACCTGTTAAAATAGCCTTTTTTATGATGTTTTTAAATGCACTTTTAAACTATTTGCTTATGATGAAATATAAACATGCTGGTATTGCACTTTCTTCTTCAATTGTTGCTATGGTGAATGCTTTTCTTCTTTATAAGATGATAGATGGGTATGTTTTTTCTTTTAAGGTATATGGTGGAATCCTTATAAGAATATTTTTGTCATCGGTTCTTATGTATCTTATGATAATCCTTTTTAGGTATTTTCATGTTCACGTTCTTATAACAGTGGTTATATCTGGAGCTTGTTACTTTTTATTTATAAGGTTAAGTGGTTTGAAAATCATGGAGGTTTTGAGATGA
- the dtd gene encoding D-aminoacyl-tRNA deacylase, which produces MIAVVQRVIESAVWVDGKMVAKIGKGLNILIGMENMDEESKLEKMAKKCIELRIFEDEQGKMSKSVIDVDGEVIIISQFTLAGDVSKGRRPDFTNALKPEKAKLFYDSFITYCKRIIGEDNVKSGVFGADMKVSIFNDGPVTMIIKL; this is translated from the coding sequence ATGATAGCGGTTGTTCAAAGGGTTATTGAGAGTGCTGTTTGGGTAGATGGTAAAATGGTTGCCAAGATAGGTAAAGGTTTAAATATCCTTATCGGTATGGAGAATATGGATGAGGAATCAAAATTAGAAAAAATGGCTAAAAAATGTATAGAACTGAGGATTTTTGAGGATGAACAAGGGAAGATGTCAAAATCTGTGATCGATGTTGATGGTGAGGTTATTATAATTAGTCAGTTCACCCTTGCTGGTGATGTCAGTAAAGGTAGACGTCCAGATTTTACTAATGCTTTAAAACCAGAAAAGGCTAAGCTTTTTTATGATAGCTTTATCACCTATTGTAAAAGGATAATAGGGGAAGATAATGTAAAAAGTGGTGTTTTCGGCGCTGATATGAAAGTGAGTATTTTTAATGATGGACCTGTTACAATGATAATAAAATTGTGA
- a CDS encoding response regulator transcription factor, whose product MKIFLIEDDTTLAESLKEYLDLEGFYCDIIKDLDLIDYYELDGYDLILLDLMLKDKKGEHILCEIRKRGIKQPILIITAKNDITTKEVCFRYGADDYLVKPFDPKELALRINALLRRTYCWDRLIIDNVEIDFSAKSLKVDGVEIILSKIEWELLCLLAQHRGKIVTMEKILNYIWKDKSVGTDSIRTYIKNLRRVLPEGFIVTYKGRGYKLK is encoded by the coding sequence GTGAAGATATTTTTAATTGAGGATGATACAACATTAGCTGAATCCTTGAAAGAATATTTAGACTTAGAAGGGTTTTACTGTGACATAATTAAGGATCTGGATCTAATAGACTATTATGAGTTAGATGGTTATGATCTGATTTTATTGGATCTGATGTTAAAGGATAAAAAGGGGGAGCATATACTTTGTGAAATAAGAAAACGGGGCATAAAACAACCAATCTTGATAATCACAGCAAAAAACGACATAACAACAAAAGAGGTCTGTTTCAGGTATGGAGCCGATGATTACCTGGTAAAACCCTTTGATCCAAAAGAACTGGCTTTAAGGATAAATGCTTTATTGAGGAGAACTTATTGTTGGGATAGATTAATCATAGATAATGTTGAAATAGATTTCTCTGCAAAATCTCTTAAGGTGGATGGAGTGGAGATAATTTTGTCTAAAATAGAATGGGAGCTTTTGTGTTTATTAGCTCAGCATAGGGGAAAAATAGTGACTATGGAAAAGATTTTAAACTATATCTGGAAAGATAAAAGTGTTGGTACCGACTCTATTAGGACTTATATAAAAAACTTAAGAAGGGTTTTGCCGGAAGGTTTTATTGTAACTTATAAAGGAAGAGGGTATAAGTTGAAATGA
- a CDS encoding MBL fold metallo-hydrolase: MDFAVIPSGPLQVNCIIIYKDKYALIFDPGGSFEKIDEFLSSKNLIPVMILNTHGHFDHIGAVKELKDRYSVKFAMSKKDEFLVNQASAHASYFGLPSVASPEIDIDLNGDVVLNNIVTDIEIISTPGHTPGGLSFFVKSLNLLITGDTLFAGSVGRTDFPYSSFRLLEISVKKLYNLADDVMVIPGHGELTTIGDEKKYNPFIKG; encoded by the coding sequence ATGGATTTTGCGGTTATACCCTCTGGGCCATTACAGGTAAATTGCATAATAATTTATAAAGATAAATATGCCCTTATTTTTGATCCAGGTGGTAGTTTTGAGAAGATAGATGAGTTTTTGTCCTCAAAAAATCTGATACCTGTAATGATATTGAATACCCATGGCCATTTCGATCATATAGGTGCAGTTAAAGAACTGAAAGATCGGTACAGTGTAAAATTTGCCATGAGTAAAAAAGATGAGTTTTTAGTCAATCAGGCATCTGCTCATGCCAGTTATTTTGGTTTACCATCTGTGGCATCACCGGAGATAGATATCGATTTAAATGGGGATGTTGTCCTAAATAATATTGTCACAGATATTGAGATTATTAGTACTCCTGGGCATACACCTGGTGGTCTGTCTTTTTTTGTAAAGAGTTTGAATTTGTTGATAACTGGTGATACTCTTTTTGCTGGTTCAGTTGGTAGAACTGATTTCCCTTATAGTAGCTTTCGCTTATTGGAAATTTCTGTAAAAAAGCTTTATAATTTAGCAGATGATGTAATGGTTATTCCTGGGCATGGTGAATTGACAACAATAGGTGACGAAAAAAAGTATAATCCTTTTATAAAAGGTTAG